Within Clostridia bacterium, the genomic segment CCAAGAAAGACCGGCAGAACCGGCACTAATCGCCAGTAAAGCGGCCAGGGCCACGGCCACCACCATCAGCAAAATGAACAGCTTTTTGTAACGGATATAGCTTCCATACGCTGTCGTGTGCTTCATCCCATTCTATTCTCCTAGGGTGATCTGCTCAAATCTCATACCATCCCGGGCCAGCCGGTCATAGAAGGGCTGACCCAACAGGACGGTAAAGATCTCGTCCGCTTTCTCAACCGGATCGATATCGGTAAACCTTTCCGGATAAATCACTTTGCCGGCATAATAAGCATTGGCAATGGCGATCTCCATATTGGTCCAATTGTAATTGTAAGATATCTGCGTATAGACTTGGCCGTTTTGCACTGCTTTCAGGCTCTGGTAAAAGGCTTTGTTCTTCCCATAGTGGTCGTTGACGAGATCCATATTGGTGGGATTAAGAAAGATGATATCCGGATCCCAAACAATCACTTTTTCCAAGTCCACTATAAACGCCCCTTGTTCGCCGGTTTCATCGGCCACGTTCTTGGCATGAATGGCGGTCAAAGGGGGATAATTGGCATGGGTACCTTCAAAGCCATGGGCGCCCCGGAAGCTCACGGCCCCCACATAGACCGTAGGTTTTTCCGCCTCGGGAATGTCCCGGGTCCGGCGATCCAAATCGGCCTGGCACTCTTTAATAAAATCAATTACTTTGGCACTTCTCTCCTCCGTACCCATGACTTGGCCAATCAATGCCAGGGCAGCATAAAAACTTTCGTCAAACATCCCTTCCGGGTAGATGCCGATGGTAGGAATACCGGTCTTTTCCGCCACGTTCTTAATCGTATTCTCATCGGTTAAGCCGATAATTACATCCGGCGCCAGGGTCACCAATTCTTCGATATAGGGCGTATCGTTAGCACCGCCGCTCCCCACGGAGGGAAGGTTCGCAAAATGCGCGGCATTGACCACGGAATAGGGCATCGCCGCGATATTTTGTTTATCCATATCCGTCACGCCCACCAACTTGTCCGCACACCCGGCGTAAGTGAGGATGCGGGCGGCCCCCCCGATGGCCGCCACGGTCTCAACTTTTTGCGGTATTTCTACCTGCCTGCCAAAGGCATCCGTCACCATGCGGGTTTCCCCGGGAGCAGGGGCAGGCGTCGAAACATCGGCAGCACATCCACCCAAAAACAAGGCCGTGACGAGGATTATCCCGAGCACCTTTTCTTTGATCATTTTGCTTTCCCCCTCTTGCCTACCAGCCTCGCGAATAATCTTTAAAACAGTCAGCACATACGGTCTTGCCGTCTTGCAGGCGCATCTTGTGCTCCGGTGCCCCCTCGCCGCAGACGGCGCAGGTGACGGTCGGAAAAATCTTAGCCTTTTCGGGTAGGTCGAATTTGGGTTCCGAAAAAGAAAAGATTTCGTCCACAGGGGCGTTTAACAAATACTCCTGCCACTCGGCCCGATCCATATCCGGACCCTTTTGTCCCTTGAGATAAACACGCAGTTTTTTCCCGGTCTTGCGTTCAAAGAAGGAAAAAGCTTGTTTTCCCGTCCCCCGGTAGAGCAAGTTTCCTTTTCCTAAAGTACAGCCGAAAATGGCCTGAACGGCATCCACCCCGCAGGCGTCGTTTTCCGTCACACAGACGATTTCTTCGTCGGGGGAAAACCCGATCTGCATTTTTTCCATGGCGGCTTCGCAAGCCTTAACGCCAATAGCCAGTCCCGGGCACTCATGCCCGTGAAAAGCAACGGCTTTGTCCCACAACTGCTTCCTCATTATTGATGGCCTCCTTATTCCCGGATATTTAAACACGCCAGTAGATGGTTGTGACCGTAGTATTGACCTCTTCATATACCAGCCCGTCTTTGGCAATGGATTGCAGGTATTGTTTTATCCTTTCCTCTTCCTCGGGAGAAAGGTCACGATATGTTTTCATCCTGTTAATATACAGGCCGTATGCCTGTTCCAGGGTCTTTTTCATCTCCCAACGCTGCTGTTCGTAGTCAAGATAGGGTAGCCGTCCCTGCTGCCATAACAACGCAAAGGCATACAGGATGTCCACATCGCTGCTTTCATGTTTTTCCTGGATACCGACCAGTTTTCTAATTTCATCCGATACCGGATCGGTACGACGGGTGGGTTTTGACCACACACACCAGCCCCGGCTGGCCTGGGAAAGCTTTAGAAAGGTACCGGCACTTTGGACCGCCGGGGTCAAACGCGCTATAACAAGATCAAATTTCCCTTCCCATTCCTGCTTTTTTAGGTCCAGTTCATGCCAGTCGGCCCATTGAAAACTGGCATTGGGTATATTTTTTTCCGCCGCCTTTTGTTTTGCTATTTCCACCATAGAGGGGGAAAAGTCAATGCCAACCACCTCTTTACAATGTGCTGCGAGGGCCAGCGCGTATTGCCCGGTGCCGCTGCCCACATCCAGCACAAGAGAATCTTGATTAAACATGTGGTGCTGCTGCAGCAGCCGCAAAAAGTGGTCATCCTCGAAGGTAGGTGCCTCGTGCTCGCCAAAGCTTTCCGCCATGGAGTTCCACATAGCAACACCGGCCTGTTTGTTTTGGTTTTTCAAAGACCATTTTTCCAAAATCTCTTCAACTGTCATTTCATCCCTCCTCACTAAGGCCAGAAAAACAAAAAACCATGAAAGTCGCTGCCTTCATGCCAGCATCCCTTCATGGTTGTTTTTCCTTCATATTTGTTTGTTATCCAAAGCTGACTTTGTCTATTATCCGCCATAGAATCTAACGGTTCGGAGCTCCATGCTCCCTTTCACAAACCTAATTTATCATATAATTCTTACAATGTCAACAAGTGGGCTACCCTTGCCAAAAAGCTTTCCGGAAAGCCCCGGCTTAGGGCTTGATATAGCAACCCCTCACAGGGACCCTTTTCCCACAAAAAGCCCGCCGGGAACCAGCCCAGCGGGGAGAAGGGGGATGAAAGAAGGGGGTATATTTTAAGTTCTGTGCCAATAGAACTTAAAACCAAAAACAAAAAACCACGAAAGCCCCTTTACTCCTGTAAAGGACAGACCTTCGTGGTCTTTATCGTTCCCAGAGTCACACTCAAAACAGCAAGAAAGGGTCTTTTTGACCCAAATGGCCTCCAAACTCCGCTAGCATGTATTCTACTATTCTACACCGTTTTAGGAAATCCTGCCCGCATGAAAGAACTTTTTTCTAAGCTCCATGATGCTGCAGCATCTCCTGTTTTTCCCCAATTATAACTATTTGCTTTGGTCTAATAAGGAATACCACACCTATTTTGGCATGCCGGGTCCACGGGGATCCTGCTGCTGAGTTCGCCCTGGTTCAGCTTTTTCCAGAATACGAGGAAAACGGGAGAATTAAAAGAACGACTTCAACGTGACGGCAAGTCAGGTGAAGCCAGCTGGGACCATACCAGCGTTCTGTAAAGCCCGTCCTCCTTGACCAGTTCGTCATGGGTTCCCACCTGCACCACCTGGCCTCCGTCCAACACCACAATTTTATCCGCGGCCATGATGGTGGACAACCGGTGGGCAATCACCAGTATTGTTTTACCCTTAAGCCGTGTTTTCAGTGTTGCCTGGATATACCGTTCATTCTCGCTGTCCAGGTTGGAAACGGCCTCGTCAAAGATAATGATCGGCGTATCTTTTAGGAGCACCCTGGCAATAGCCAAGCGCTGCCGCTGCCCGCCCGACAACCGGAAGCCCCGTTCACCCACAATGGTATCGTAGCCCTCCGGCAAGGCAGAAATGAATTCATGCGCCCGGGCGGCTTTGGCTGCCGCTTCCACCTCCTCGTCCGAGGCATGCCTTTTGCCCAGGCGGATGTTTTCCCTGACTGACGTATGAAACAGGTAAGGTTCTTGGGGGACAGCGGCAATCATCTCCCGCAGGCCGGCCAGGGAGAATTCCCGCAAATCCCTGCCGCCGATTTTAATCTGCCCGGCCGCCGGATCCCAATAACGCAGCAACAGGTTGGTGCAAGTAGTTTTCCCTGCCCCGGAGCGCCCAACCAGGGCCACGGTTTGACCCTGCTCCACGGTAAAGCTTACACCCCGGAGCACTTCGCCGGATTCCTCATGATACCCGAAGGAAACATTGGCAAATTCAATATCGTATGACCGGCAAGGGCCTCTCCCTTTTCCTTCATCCCGCACCGGGGGAGCTGCAGACAACACCGCCTGTATTCTATTGGCGGCGGCAAAAACAAGCCCCAGGCTCTGGGAAACGGTGGTCACCTCCAAGACGGGGGAAAGTACCATGGCTGAAAGAATCACTGCCACCGGATACAGGGCAAAATCGATTTTCCCGGCTCTCACCAGGCCCGCCGCTATAGCCATCACCGCCACGGTGAAGCATCCCATGGACACCTGGGCCAACAGGCTTTCCATGCCCTGCCGTCTTCCGTAGTTGTACTGGGCGGCATAAAGGTCTTGCATGGCCCGGTGGTTTCTCTCTTTATAGCGTTTTACACTGTTGAGAGTTAGGATTTCCCTCAGACCCTGTATCCCTTCAATGGTAATGGCGTTGGCCGTCGCCATCTTTTCCCGCACATCAAAGCCCTGCTCCTCCGCCTTTTTCTTCATCAGGTACGGGACCACACCAAGCACCACGGCGATGACCAGCATCAGCACA encodes:
- a CDS encoding iron ABC transporter substrate-binding protein translates to MIKEKVLGIILVTALFLGGCAADVSTPAPAPGETRMVTDAFGRQVEIPQKVETVAAIGGAARILTYAGCADKLVGVTDMDKQNIAAMPYSVVNAAHFANLPSVGSGGANDTPYIEELVTLAPDVIIGLTDENTIKNVAEKTGIPTIGIYPEGMFDESFYAALALIGQVMGTEERSAKVIDFIKECQADLDRRTRDIPEAEKPTVYVGAVSFRGAHGFEGTHANYPPLTAIHAKNVADETGEQGAFIVDLEKVIVWDPDIIFLNPTNMDLVNDHYGKNKAFYQSLKAVQNGQVYTQISYNYNWTNMEIAIANAYYAGKVIYPERFTDIDPVEKADEIFTVLLGQPFYDRLARDGMRFEQITLGE
- a CDS encoding formylmethanofuran dehydrogenase, yielding MRKQLWDKAVAFHGHECPGLAIGVKACEAAMEKMQIGFSPDEEIVCVTENDACGVDAVQAIFGCTLGKGNLLYRGTGKQAFSFFERKTGKKLRVYLKGQKGPDMDRAEWQEYLLNAPVDEIFSFSEPKFDLPEKAKIFPTVTCAVCGEGAPEHKMRLQDGKTVCADCFKDYSRGW
- a CDS encoding class I SAM-dependent methyltransferase — translated: MTVEEILEKWSLKNQNKQAGVAMWNSMAESFGEHEAPTFEDDHFLRLLQQHHMFNQDSLVLDVGSGTGQYALALAAHCKEVVGIDFSPSMVEIAKQKAAEKNIPNASFQWADWHELDLKKQEWEGKFDLVIARLTPAVQSAGTFLKLSQASRGWCVWSKPTRRTDPVSDEIRKLVGIQEKHESSDVDILYAFALLWQQGRLPYLDYEQQRWEMKKTLEQAYGLYINRMKTYRDLSPEEEERIKQYLQSIAKDGLVYEEVNTTVTTIYWRV
- a CDS encoding ABC transporter ATP-binding protein; amino-acid sequence: MNRQGNMARNLAALVAAMKPYALEMLLTIASSFLKYMSMIGIAALTSYMVGLAMQQRLAEGFPVLFPLLLACIVLRAVLYYSEMWLGHDVAFRAIRDFRLALYDKVEALAPAYLLREQTGRLGQTLVSDVEVLELFMAHTFGAFIVAIIVTVVIFAVLVNISPLLAVLMLVIAVVLGVVPYLMKKKAEEQGFDVREKMATANAITIEGIQGLREILTLNSVKRYKERNHRAMQDLYAAQYNYGRRQGMESLLAQVSMGCFTVAVMAIAAGLVRAGKIDFALYPVAVILSAMVLSPVLEVTTVSQSLGLVFAAANRIQAVLSAAPPVRDEGKGRGPCRSYDIEFANVSFGYHEESGEVLRGVSFTVEQGQTVALVGRSGAGKTTCTNLLLRYWDPAAGQIKIGGRDLREFSLAGLREMIAAVPQEPYLFHTSVRENIRLGKRHASDEEVEAAAKAARAHEFISALPEGYDTIVGERGFRLSGGQRQRLAIARVLLKDTPIIIFDEAVSNLDSENERYIQATLKTRLKGKTILVIAHRLSTIMAADKIVVLDGGQVVQVGTHDELVKEDGLYRTLVWSQLASPDLPSR